AGGGGTATAGATGAGTGAAGAATTGCTCTTTGAGGTGCTCCATCCACGTCCAAGCGCGATCGCAGCCGCAATGTATACACTGCGAGATCTCGATGTCGATGCAATCCTTGCACATGGACCAACAGGCTGCAACTTCAGGACAAGTCGTATCCTTGAGGAGGATGGCGTGAAGGTATTTACGACATCGATGACCGAGTACGACTTTATATTTGGTGGAAGAGATCGGCTCATCAAAGTTTTGAAGCGAATTGATCAGGAGTTTGACTTCAGCCTCATCGGTGTTGTCGGAACGTGTGCCAGCATGATCATTGGAGAGGATATGGAGGGTGCGATCGAGGATGCAGAACTCGATATGGACGTGATCCTTGTTGAGACGCATGGTGGATATATCGAGAATACAAAAGGCGCAATCCAGACACTTGAAGCAGCATGCAGAAAAGGGCTGATCACCGAGGATGAACTTCTGCGACAGCAAAAAATTCTCCATGCCGCAACGAAGATTGAGGAAGAGCGGGGAATGGCGTCATCTGAGTACATCACGCCGCTTCGGGGGGATGATAAGTTCGAGGTTGCAAAGCAGATCATAGAGGAGGCAAGAGAAGCTGGCAGGCTCACAGTAATCCTCAACGCAAAGAAAGAGCTTGCATATATATTTTCAGATATCCTTCGCGCGTTGAATAAAGTCTTTTTGGATGAAAATGTTGAAGTCATCAATATCGCAAACCTCGATCCTGATATCGGACTTCCAAGAATTAGAACTTATGCAAAAAACATCGTTGAAGAGCTTTCAACTGATGGTATCACAATCGATCATCTAACAGGTGGTCTGGATGAGTATGCCATAAGTGGTGAACGTGCGTATAAACTGGCAGCGAAGATTACACCGGGGGTTGTGGTTGTACTTGGAAATCCCAATCCTGTTATGCCACACGATACCGCCACCAGTGTTGCAGTCAC
This genomic window from Candidatus Syntrophoarchaeum caldarius contains:
- a CDS encoding methanogenesis marker 13 metalloprotein; protein product: MSEELLFEVLHPRPSAIAAAMYTLRDLDVDAILAHGPTGCNFRTSRILEEDGVKVFTTSMTEYDFIFGGRDRLIKVLKRIDQEFDFSLIGVVGTCASMIIGEDMEGAIEDAELDMDVILVETHGGYIENTKGAIQTLEAACRKGLITEDELLRQQKILHAATKIEEERGMASSEYITPLRGDDKFEVAKQIIEEAREAGRLTVILNAKKELAYIFSDILRALNKVFLDENVEVINIANLDPDIGLPRIRTYAKNIVEELSTDGITIDHLTGGLDEYAISGERAYKLAAKITPGVVVVLGNPNPVMPHDTATSVAVTNGPREVIPLREMGYDHVVVELDAHSLVVGVSGIVCSEFGDVIRKVVADAE